Proteins from one Niallia circulans genomic window:
- the moaA gene encoding GTP 3',8-cyclase MoaA: MNDNMKDLLNRPLRDLRISVIDRCNFRCSYCMPAEIFGEDYAFLPKEELLSFEELERLAKAFVSLGVEKIRLTGGEPLLRKDLHLLIERLVQIDGLHDIALTTNGIYLPRYALALKNAGLKRVNISLDSLNDELFGQMNGRNVRTNPVKKGIEAAKNAGLGVKINMVVKKGLNESEIIPMAKFCLEENIELRFIEYMDVGSTNGWKLDEVVSKKAIIDLLKTEFELLEAEPDYYGEVAKKYLYKGTNTYVGFITSVTESFCSSCTRSRISADGKLYTCLFNGKGHDLKQFIRNGVTDQEVLHYIKGIWQNRTDRYSDLRTEETSRSKSKIEMSYIGG; this comes from the coding sequence GTGAATGACAACATGAAGGACTTACTTAATAGACCGCTGAGGGATTTGCGTATAAGTGTAATTGACCGCTGTAACTTCCGGTGCAGTTATTGCATGCCTGCCGAAATATTTGGGGAGGATTATGCTTTTCTTCCAAAAGAAGAGCTGCTTTCATTTGAAGAATTGGAGAGGTTAGCAAAGGCCTTTGTATCACTCGGTGTCGAAAAAATCCGCCTGACAGGTGGAGAGCCTTTGCTACGAAAAGACCTCCATTTGCTTATTGAAAGACTTGTCCAAATCGACGGTTTGCATGATATTGCGTTAACAACAAACGGCATTTATCTGCCACGGTATGCACTTGCTCTTAAAAATGCCGGTTTAAAACGTGTCAACATAAGCTTGGACAGCTTAAATGATGAACTTTTCGGTCAGATGAATGGAAGGAATGTTCGCACGAATCCTGTCAAAAAAGGGATTGAAGCAGCTAAAAATGCTGGCCTTGGTGTGAAAATAAATATGGTAGTTAAAAAAGGGCTGAACGAGTCGGAAATTATTCCAATGGCGAAGTTTTGCCTCGAAGAAAATATTGAGCTTCGTTTCATTGAGTATATGGATGTTGGCAGCACAAATGGCTGGAAGCTGGATGAAGTTGTGTCGAAGAAGGCTATTATTGATTTATTGAAAACAGAATTTGAATTACTGGAAGCAGAGCCTGATTATTATGGCGAAGTGGCAAAAAAATATTTATATAAAGGCACGAACACTTATGTTGGCTTTATTACATCTGTGACAGAATCCTTTTGTTCAAGCTGTACGAGATCGAGGATTTCAGCAGACGGTAAATTATATACATGTCTCTTTAATGGGAAGGGCCATGATTTAAAGCAGTTTATTCGTAATGGTGTTACAGACCAGGAAGTGTTGCATTATATTAAG